A genomic stretch from Myripristis murdjan chromosome 12, fMyrMur1.1, whole genome shotgun sequence includes:
- the crb2a gene encoding protein crumbs homolog 2a isoform X1, protein MEFGRVHLNLKTVLLTMMMFKWGIFCSATSDKCLSAPCQNGATCIDTMDDYACICPREGVRYMGKDCDELYDACAFAPCEDCTSTPGTTQYHCFCPDGLTGDNCTEEVDECESNPCSRPRSECIDKLNGYFCRCPPGYGGQDCQTHVTDCIDQPCQNGGTCVLLPEGFECQCALGFEGDSCEEDVNECSSHPCQNGAICMDGVAEFHCFCVPGFQGHNCEIDINECASRPCENNGTCINEKDRYECECLVGFAGVNCEIEIDECESNPCHNGATCHDLIGMYTCDCMPGFDGTDCEVDVDECASEPCQNGAFCHDRVNGYECDCTDTGFVGDHCEEDIPECASDPCQHGATCLEGVKEYSCLCWPGYKGENCEIDIDECAEMPCENGGECFERSDPSHWELEWELSFADAAGYICQCQPGFAGENCSVNIDECESDPCQNGGTCEDQINGYTCTCSDGFTGETCEVNIDECESQPCQNGGWCEDGVASYTCHCPEVEEGELPWGGDHCDIKLYGCVDHECQNGATCHPWLEDGEHGHTCLCPHGFYDEQCSTQTTFSFSTPGFIHIQVVLEERRRRETEHQVHHGPGVQLRFRTTISNMLLFYRGDADNHLLLEIVRGGLHAKAFSEESELDVTFPGHVNDGDWWDAHVFVVKEGLVLILKGPGCDRDGCRVTDGGPDGPRFQPSEAFTDVYVGGAPEGLLANTVSAAGFIGCMEDLMIDSKPILPQALPGDQNHELGCSKTEWCEPDPCSGNGHCVDLWTSYRCDCSRPFHGDSCSEEFPSWTYSHEDTLSFSAYDVGKTHRSNFSLSFFLRSLKPDGLLFQLRRFTKEEEGEVYFSVYLGMGRLFVSSLPSGAPLTAPIFVTTGEKQLLQLEVQHGQVIFQHAGLRYRIGEIPDVEVNSGDLAYVGGLPENWDSEVWGGHFKGCLQDLRLDAVHLEVDAWSSSDEDKVYLPSDAENVKMGCISDDTCKVEPCEHGGQCTITFNDFTCSCPEQYTGKTCETRVWCVSDPCVNGGHCVDLPDGYECVYNATFENNPVRYSAGGSLAGPVTTVYMELRTRSENAVLLRAAHGSDLLVVGLLDSSVRVEIHIGNSVEALVFSGVRRVADGSWHRVTISMAEKDSEASPWVITVDGITDASSMPQVTGSLHFLNEKGAVLAIAESFTGCLGAVRVGDVHLPFVDDHKAPQRSQFHMVGKRKVKIGCTSAPVCNSDPCLNGATCVDLFNKFGCECSSGWEGEHCETDTDDCASGPCVHGSCKDYLAGFECHCHPGYAGTLCSEDVDECEHHACEHGGTCEDGLNMYTCKCPAEYSGPLCQWDYPPIECGKDVECANEGVCNDGLWGANCTCMPGFGGNRCEMEVDECESNPCRNGGSCLDRFNSFACICLPGYSGPICDTNKQAQKDRVPWLVVAIPLICFCVLILIISLTFMVLTARKKRQSEGAYSPSAQELAGARLEMDSMLKVPPEERLI, encoded by the exons GAATATTCTGCTCAGCCACATCAGACAAATGTCTGTCTGCACCCTGCCAGAACGGAGCTACCTGTATAGACACCATGGATGACTATGCCTGCATTTGTCCCAGAGAAGGGGTTCGATATATGGGCAAAGACTGTGATGAACTCTACGATGCGTGCGCCTTTGCACCTTGTGAGGACTGCACTAGTACCCCGGGCACCACACAATACCACTGCTTCTGCCCCGATGGATTAACAGGTGACAACTGTACAGAGGAGGTGGACGAGTGTGAGAGCAATCCCTGCTCCAGGCCTCGGTCAGAGTGCATAGACAAGCTGAACGGCTACTTTTGCAGATGTCCTCCTGGGTACGGAGGACAGGACTGCCAGACGCACGTGACTGACTGCATTGACCAGCCATGCCAGAACGGCGGGACCTGTGTATTGCTACCAGAGGGCTTTGAATGCCAGTGTGCGTTGGGTTTCGAAGGGGACAGCTGCGAGGAGGATGTGAACGAGTGTTCATCGCACCCTTGTCAGAATGGGGCTATCTGTATGGATGGAGTGGCTGAGTTTCACTGCTTCTGTGTGCCTGGCTTTCAGGGCCACAACTGTGAAATCGATATCAATGAGTGCGCTTCACGGCCCTGTGAAAATAACGGCACCTGCATCAACGAGAAGGATCGGTACGAGTGTGAATGCCTGGTTGGGTTTGCAG GCGTGAACTGTGAAATTGAGATAGATGAGTGCGAGTCTAACCCTTGCCACAATGGAGCCACCTGCCATGATCTCATTGGCATGTACACCTGCGACTGTATGCCCGGATTTGATGGCACCGACTGTGAAGTGGATGTTGACGAGTGCGCCAGTGAGCCTTGCCAAAACGGAGCTTTCTGTCATGACAGGGTCAACGG TTATGAGTGTGATTGCACGGATACAGGATTTGTGGGTGACCACTGCGAGGAGGACATCCCTGAATGTGCCTCTGATCCTTGTCAACATGGCGCCACCTGTCTAGAGGGAGTCAAGGAGTACAGCTGTCTCTGCTGGCCAG gtTACAAGGGAGAAAACTGTGAAATTGACATTGATGAGTGTGCCGAGATGCCCTGTGAGAATGGAGGAGAGTGTTTTGAGCGTTCGGACCCCTCTCACTGGGAGCTGGAGTGGGAGCTCAGTTTTGCAGATGCTGCTGGATATATTTGCCAATGTCAGCCTGGATTTGCAG GAGAGAACTGCTCTGTCAACATTGATGAGTGTGAGTCTGATCCCTGCCAGAATGGTGGCACTTGTGAGGATCAGATTAATGgctacacatgcacatgctctGATGGATTTACAG GTGAGACTTGTGAGGTCAACATTGATGAATGTGAGAGCCAGCCCTGTCAGAATGGCGGCTGGTGCGAAGATGGCGTGGCATCCTACACCTGCCATTGTCCTGAGGTGGAAGAAGGTGAACTTCCTTGGGGAGGTGACCACTGTGATATTAAACTCTATGGCTGTGTGGATCACGAATGCCAGAACGGAGCCACCTGCCACCCGTGGCTGGAGGACGGAGAACATGGCCACACTTGCTTGTGCCCTCACGGCTTCTACGACGAGCAGTGTTCCACACAGACGACGTTCTCCTTCTCCACCCCCGGGTTCATTCACATTCAAGTTGTTTTAGAAGAGCGGAGAAGGCGGGAAACCGAGCACCAAGTCCACCACGGGCCAGGGGTACAGCTACGCTTCAGGACAACAATATCAAATATGTTGCTCTTCTATAGAGGCGATGCAGACAACCACCTCTTGTTGGAGATTGTGAGAGGTGGTCTCCATGCAAAAGCCTTTTCTGAGGAGTCAGAACTGGATGTGACATTCCCCGGGCACGTTAATGACGGAGACTGGTGGGATGCACATGTATTCGTGGTCAAAGAGGGCctggttttgattttgaaagGTCCTGGCTGTGACAGGGATGGATGCAGAGTTACAGACGGTGGCCCAGATGGACCACGTTTCCAGCCCTCTGAGGCTTTCACTGACGTCTATGTGGGTGGAGCACCAGAGGGGCTTCTCGCCAACACTGTGAGCGCTGCAGGTTTCATTGGGTGCATGGAAGACCTGATGATAGACTCCAAGCCTATCCTGCCCCAAGCTCTTCCAGGAGACCAAAACCATGAGCTGGGCTGTAGTAAGACTGAATGGTGCGAGCCTGATCCCTGCTCTGGAAATGGACACTGCGTGGACCTGTGGACCAGCTACCGCTGCGACTGCTCCCGTCCCTTCCATGGTGACAGCTGCTCTGAAG AATTCCCCTCATGGACCTACAGCCACGAAGACACACTGAGCTTCAGTGCCTATGATGTCGGCAAGACCCACAGGAGCAACTTtagcctttctttctttttgaggTCATTAAAGCCAGATGGCCTCCTCTTTCAGCTAAGAAGATTCacaaaagaggaggagggagaggtttACTTCTCAGTGTACCTGGGAATGGGGAGGCTGTTTGTCAGCTCTCTTCCCAGTGGTGCCCCTTTGACCGCGCCAATTTTTGTCACCACCGGTGAGAAGCAGCTGCTACAGTTAGAGGTTCAACATGGCCAGGTGATCTTTCAGCATGCTGGTCTTCGCTACAGGATAGGAGAGATCCCTGACGTGGAGGTGAACTCTGGGGATTTAGCCTATGTGGGAGGTCTTCCAGAAAACTGGGACTCTGAAGTGTGGGGCGGGCACTTCAAAGGCTGCCTGCAGGACCTTCGTTTGGACGCGGTGCATCTGGAGGTGGACGCATGGAGCAGCTCTGACGAGGACAAAGTGTATTTACCAAGTGATGCTGAAAACGTAAAGATGGGCTGCATCAGTGATGACACTTGCAAG GTGGAGCCATGTGAACACGGAGGACAGTGTACTATCACCTTCAATGATTTCACTTGTTCTTGTCCGGAACAATACACTGGAAAGACGTGTGAAACCCGCGTGTGGTGTGTCAGTGATCCATGTGTCAATGGCGGCCATTGTGTGGACCTTCCTGATGGATATGAAT GTGTGTATAATGCCACTTTTGAGAACAACCCTGTGCGGTACAGTGCTGGAGGCAGCCTGGCCGGACCGGTGACGACCGTGTATATGGAGCTGCGGACTCGCTCAGAGAATGCTGTGCTACTGCGGGCTGCTCATGGCTCTGATCTGCTCGTGGTGGGGCTGCTAGACTCTTCGGTTCGGGTGGAAATCCACATCGGCAACAGCGTCGAAGCCTTGGTCTTTAGTGGAGTCCGGCGAGTAGCTGATGGGAGCTGGCATCGTGTGACGATCTCAATGGCAGAGAAAGACAGCGAGGCCTCTCCTTGGGTGATCACCGTTGATGGAATCACAGATGCCAGCAGCATGCCACAGGTCACTGGAAGCCTTCACTTTCTCAATGAGAAGGGGGCTGTGTTGGCTATTGCGGAAAGCTTCACGGGTTGCTTGGGTGCAGTGAGGGTTGGAGATGTCCACCTTCCCTTTGTGGATGACCATAAGGCCCCGCAGCGTTCCCAGTTCCATATGGTTGGAAAGCGAAAGGTTAAAATCGGTTGCACCAGCGCCCCTGTTTGTAATTCGGATCCCTGTCTAAATGGAGCAACCTGTGTGGATCTCTTTAATAAATTTGGCTGTGAGTGCAGCTCCGGCTGGGAGGGAGAACACTGcgagacagacacagatgatTGTGCATCTGGGCCCTGCGTTCATGGCAGCTGTAAAGACTACTTGGCTGGCTTTGAGTGCCACTGCCACCCTGGATACGCTGGCACACTCTGCAGTGAAGATGTGGACGAGTGTGAGCATCATGCCTGCGAACATGGAGGCACATGTGAGGATGGACTGAACATGTACACCTGTAAATGTCCCGCTGAGTATAGTGGCCCACTATGCCA GTGGGACTATCCGCCAATAGAGTGTGGTAAAGACGTTGAGTGTGCAAATGAGGGCGTCTGCAATGATGGGCTGTGGGGAGCCAACTGCACCTGCATGCCAGGGTTTGGTGGCAACAG GTGTGAGATGGAAGTAGACGAGTGTGAATCTAATCCCTGTCGAAATGGTGGTTCCTGTTTGGATCGGTTCAATAGCTTTGCGTGTATATGCCTGCCTGGCTACAGCGGCCCAATTTGTGATACAAAT AAACAAGCCCAAAAAGACAGGGTTCCTTGGCTCGTGGTGGCCATCCCACTCATCTGCTTCTGTGTGCTAATACTGATCATCAGCTTGACCTTCATGGTACTAACAGCAAGGAAGAAGCGCCAGTCAGAGGGCGCCTACAGCCCCAGTGCCCAGGAGCTGGCCGGAGCGCGCTTGGAGATGGACAGCATGCTGAAAGTCCCACCAGAGGAAAGGCTGATCTGA
- the crb2a gene encoding protein crumbs homolog 2a isoform X2 → MDDYACICPREGVRYMGKDCDELYDACAFAPCEDCTSTPGTTQYHCFCPDGLTGDNCTEEVDECESNPCSRPRSECIDKLNGYFCRCPPGYGGQDCQTHVTDCIDQPCQNGGTCVLLPEGFECQCALGFEGDSCEEDVNECSSHPCQNGAICMDGVAEFHCFCVPGFQGHNCEIDINECASRPCENNGTCINEKDRYECECLVGFAGVNCEIEIDECESNPCHNGATCHDLIGMYTCDCMPGFDGTDCEVDVDECASEPCQNGAFCHDRVNGYECDCTDTGFVGDHCEEDIPECASDPCQHGATCLEGVKEYSCLCWPGYKGENCEIDIDECAEMPCENGGECFERSDPSHWELEWELSFADAAGYICQCQPGFAGENCSVNIDECESDPCQNGGTCEDQINGYTCTCSDGFTGETCEVNIDECESQPCQNGGWCEDGVASYTCHCPEVEEGELPWGGDHCDIKLYGCVDHECQNGATCHPWLEDGEHGHTCLCPHGFYDEQCSTQTTFSFSTPGFIHIQVVLEERRRRETEHQVHHGPGVQLRFRTTISNMLLFYRGDADNHLLLEIVRGGLHAKAFSEESELDVTFPGHVNDGDWWDAHVFVVKEGLVLILKGPGCDRDGCRVTDGGPDGPRFQPSEAFTDVYVGGAPEGLLANTVSAAGFIGCMEDLMIDSKPILPQALPGDQNHELGCSKTEWCEPDPCSGNGHCVDLWTSYRCDCSRPFHGDSCSEEFPSWTYSHEDTLSFSAYDVGKTHRSNFSLSFFLRSLKPDGLLFQLRRFTKEEEGEVYFSVYLGMGRLFVSSLPSGAPLTAPIFVTTGEKQLLQLEVQHGQVIFQHAGLRYRIGEIPDVEVNSGDLAYVGGLPENWDSEVWGGHFKGCLQDLRLDAVHLEVDAWSSSDEDKVYLPSDAENVKMGCISDDTCKVEPCEHGGQCTITFNDFTCSCPEQYTGKTCETRVWCVSDPCVNGGHCVDLPDGYECVYNATFENNPVRYSAGGSLAGPVTTVYMELRTRSENAVLLRAAHGSDLLVVGLLDSSVRVEIHIGNSVEALVFSGVRRVADGSWHRVTISMAEKDSEASPWVITVDGITDASSMPQVTGSLHFLNEKGAVLAIAESFTGCLGAVRVGDVHLPFVDDHKAPQRSQFHMVGKRKVKIGCTSAPVCNSDPCLNGATCVDLFNKFGCECSSGWEGEHCETDTDDCASGPCVHGSCKDYLAGFECHCHPGYAGTLCSEDVDECEHHACEHGGTCEDGLNMYTCKCPAEYSGPLCQWDYPPIECGKDVECANEGVCNDGLWGANCTCMPGFGGNRCEMEVDECESNPCRNGGSCLDRFNSFACICLPGYSGPICDTNKQAQKDRVPWLVVAIPLICFCVLILIISLTFMVLTARKKRQSEGAYSPSAQELAGARLEMDSMLKVPPEERLI, encoded by the exons ATGGATGACTATGCCTGCATTTGTCCCAGAGAAGGGGTTCGATATATGGGCAAAGACTGTGATGAACTCTACGATGCGTGCGCCTTTGCACCTTGTGAGGACTGCACTAGTACCCCGGGCACCACACAATACCACTGCTTCTGCCCCGATGGATTAACAGGTGACAACTGTACAGAGGAGGTGGACGAGTGTGAGAGCAATCCCTGCTCCAGGCCTCGGTCAGAGTGCATAGACAAGCTGAACGGCTACTTTTGCAGATGTCCTCCTGGGTACGGAGGACAGGACTGCCAGACGCACGTGACTGACTGCATTGACCAGCCATGCCAGAACGGCGGGACCTGTGTATTGCTACCAGAGGGCTTTGAATGCCAGTGTGCGTTGGGTTTCGAAGGGGACAGCTGCGAGGAGGATGTGAACGAGTGTTCATCGCACCCTTGTCAGAATGGGGCTATCTGTATGGATGGAGTGGCTGAGTTTCACTGCTTCTGTGTGCCTGGCTTTCAGGGCCACAACTGTGAAATCGATATCAATGAGTGCGCTTCACGGCCCTGTGAAAATAACGGCACCTGCATCAACGAGAAGGATCGGTACGAGTGTGAATGCCTGGTTGGGTTTGCAG GCGTGAACTGTGAAATTGAGATAGATGAGTGCGAGTCTAACCCTTGCCACAATGGAGCCACCTGCCATGATCTCATTGGCATGTACACCTGCGACTGTATGCCCGGATTTGATGGCACCGACTGTGAAGTGGATGTTGACGAGTGCGCCAGTGAGCCTTGCCAAAACGGAGCTTTCTGTCATGACAGGGTCAACGG TTATGAGTGTGATTGCACGGATACAGGATTTGTGGGTGACCACTGCGAGGAGGACATCCCTGAATGTGCCTCTGATCCTTGTCAACATGGCGCCACCTGTCTAGAGGGAGTCAAGGAGTACAGCTGTCTCTGCTGGCCAG gtTACAAGGGAGAAAACTGTGAAATTGACATTGATGAGTGTGCCGAGATGCCCTGTGAGAATGGAGGAGAGTGTTTTGAGCGTTCGGACCCCTCTCACTGGGAGCTGGAGTGGGAGCTCAGTTTTGCAGATGCTGCTGGATATATTTGCCAATGTCAGCCTGGATTTGCAG GAGAGAACTGCTCTGTCAACATTGATGAGTGTGAGTCTGATCCCTGCCAGAATGGTGGCACTTGTGAGGATCAGATTAATGgctacacatgcacatgctctGATGGATTTACAG GTGAGACTTGTGAGGTCAACATTGATGAATGTGAGAGCCAGCCCTGTCAGAATGGCGGCTGGTGCGAAGATGGCGTGGCATCCTACACCTGCCATTGTCCTGAGGTGGAAGAAGGTGAACTTCCTTGGGGAGGTGACCACTGTGATATTAAACTCTATGGCTGTGTGGATCACGAATGCCAGAACGGAGCCACCTGCCACCCGTGGCTGGAGGACGGAGAACATGGCCACACTTGCTTGTGCCCTCACGGCTTCTACGACGAGCAGTGTTCCACACAGACGACGTTCTCCTTCTCCACCCCCGGGTTCATTCACATTCAAGTTGTTTTAGAAGAGCGGAGAAGGCGGGAAACCGAGCACCAAGTCCACCACGGGCCAGGGGTACAGCTACGCTTCAGGACAACAATATCAAATATGTTGCTCTTCTATAGAGGCGATGCAGACAACCACCTCTTGTTGGAGATTGTGAGAGGTGGTCTCCATGCAAAAGCCTTTTCTGAGGAGTCAGAACTGGATGTGACATTCCCCGGGCACGTTAATGACGGAGACTGGTGGGATGCACATGTATTCGTGGTCAAAGAGGGCctggttttgattttgaaagGTCCTGGCTGTGACAGGGATGGATGCAGAGTTACAGACGGTGGCCCAGATGGACCACGTTTCCAGCCCTCTGAGGCTTTCACTGACGTCTATGTGGGTGGAGCACCAGAGGGGCTTCTCGCCAACACTGTGAGCGCTGCAGGTTTCATTGGGTGCATGGAAGACCTGATGATAGACTCCAAGCCTATCCTGCCCCAAGCTCTTCCAGGAGACCAAAACCATGAGCTGGGCTGTAGTAAGACTGAATGGTGCGAGCCTGATCCCTGCTCTGGAAATGGACACTGCGTGGACCTGTGGACCAGCTACCGCTGCGACTGCTCCCGTCCCTTCCATGGTGACAGCTGCTCTGAAG AATTCCCCTCATGGACCTACAGCCACGAAGACACACTGAGCTTCAGTGCCTATGATGTCGGCAAGACCCACAGGAGCAACTTtagcctttctttctttttgaggTCATTAAAGCCAGATGGCCTCCTCTTTCAGCTAAGAAGATTCacaaaagaggaggagggagaggtttACTTCTCAGTGTACCTGGGAATGGGGAGGCTGTTTGTCAGCTCTCTTCCCAGTGGTGCCCCTTTGACCGCGCCAATTTTTGTCACCACCGGTGAGAAGCAGCTGCTACAGTTAGAGGTTCAACATGGCCAGGTGATCTTTCAGCATGCTGGTCTTCGCTACAGGATAGGAGAGATCCCTGACGTGGAGGTGAACTCTGGGGATTTAGCCTATGTGGGAGGTCTTCCAGAAAACTGGGACTCTGAAGTGTGGGGCGGGCACTTCAAAGGCTGCCTGCAGGACCTTCGTTTGGACGCGGTGCATCTGGAGGTGGACGCATGGAGCAGCTCTGACGAGGACAAAGTGTATTTACCAAGTGATGCTGAAAACGTAAAGATGGGCTGCATCAGTGATGACACTTGCAAG GTGGAGCCATGTGAACACGGAGGACAGTGTACTATCACCTTCAATGATTTCACTTGTTCTTGTCCGGAACAATACACTGGAAAGACGTGTGAAACCCGCGTGTGGTGTGTCAGTGATCCATGTGTCAATGGCGGCCATTGTGTGGACCTTCCTGATGGATATGAAT GTGTGTATAATGCCACTTTTGAGAACAACCCTGTGCGGTACAGTGCTGGAGGCAGCCTGGCCGGACCGGTGACGACCGTGTATATGGAGCTGCGGACTCGCTCAGAGAATGCTGTGCTACTGCGGGCTGCTCATGGCTCTGATCTGCTCGTGGTGGGGCTGCTAGACTCTTCGGTTCGGGTGGAAATCCACATCGGCAACAGCGTCGAAGCCTTGGTCTTTAGTGGAGTCCGGCGAGTAGCTGATGGGAGCTGGCATCGTGTGACGATCTCAATGGCAGAGAAAGACAGCGAGGCCTCTCCTTGGGTGATCACCGTTGATGGAATCACAGATGCCAGCAGCATGCCACAGGTCACTGGAAGCCTTCACTTTCTCAATGAGAAGGGGGCTGTGTTGGCTATTGCGGAAAGCTTCACGGGTTGCTTGGGTGCAGTGAGGGTTGGAGATGTCCACCTTCCCTTTGTGGATGACCATAAGGCCCCGCAGCGTTCCCAGTTCCATATGGTTGGAAAGCGAAAGGTTAAAATCGGTTGCACCAGCGCCCCTGTTTGTAATTCGGATCCCTGTCTAAATGGAGCAACCTGTGTGGATCTCTTTAATAAATTTGGCTGTGAGTGCAGCTCCGGCTGGGAGGGAGAACACTGcgagacagacacagatgatTGTGCATCTGGGCCCTGCGTTCATGGCAGCTGTAAAGACTACTTGGCTGGCTTTGAGTGCCACTGCCACCCTGGATACGCTGGCACACTCTGCAGTGAAGATGTGGACGAGTGTGAGCATCATGCCTGCGAACATGGAGGCACATGTGAGGATGGACTGAACATGTACACCTGTAAATGTCCCGCTGAGTATAGTGGCCCACTATGCCA GTGGGACTATCCGCCAATAGAGTGTGGTAAAGACGTTGAGTGTGCAAATGAGGGCGTCTGCAATGATGGGCTGTGGGGAGCCAACTGCACCTGCATGCCAGGGTTTGGTGGCAACAG GTGTGAGATGGAAGTAGACGAGTGTGAATCTAATCCCTGTCGAAATGGTGGTTCCTGTTTGGATCGGTTCAATAGCTTTGCGTGTATATGCCTGCCTGGCTACAGCGGCCCAATTTGTGATACAAAT AAACAAGCCCAAAAAGACAGGGTTCCTTGGCTCGTGGTGGCCATCCCACTCATCTGCTTCTGTGTGCTAATACTGATCATCAGCTTGACCTTCATGGTACTAACAGCAAGGAAGAAGCGCCAGTCAGAGGGCGCCTACAGCCCCAGTGCCCAGGAGCTGGCCGGAGCGCGCTTGGAGATGGACAGCATGCTGAAAGTCCCACCAGAGGAAAGGCTGATCTGA